The Sphingobacterium bambusae genome includes a window with the following:
- the hisH gene encoding imidazole glycerol phosphate synthase subunit HisH, with product MIGIVNYGAGNIFSLTAALDRVGVAYGMINEVEDFAGFERIIIPGVGHAGAAMQKLRESGLVDEIVQLKKPVLGICVGMQLLSSFSEEGDADMLGIIPLKTLHFDERIGEKVPHMGWNSISATATNVLFQGVPDGSYFYFVHSYFIEADANYSAALCQYGIAFSAAVQKDNFFGVQFHPEKSGKAGEQLLLNFAKL from the coding sequence ATGATAGGAATAGTAAATTATGGTGCCGGAAACATATTTTCGCTAACCGCGGCTTTAGATCGCGTTGGCGTTGCATATGGCATGATTAACGAAGTGGAAGACTTCGCGGGCTTCGAGCGTATCATCATACCCGGTGTTGGACATGCGGGAGCAGCGATGCAGAAACTGCGCGAATCGGGGCTGGTGGACGAGATCGTACAGCTTAAGAAGCCGGTTTTGGGAATTTGTGTGGGCATGCAATTGCTGAGTAGTTTTTCTGAAGAGGGAGACGCCGATATGTTAGGAATCATTCCCTTGAAAACCTTACATTTCGATGAACGTATAGGCGAGAAAGTTCCTCACATGGGCTGGAACAGTATTTCTGCTACGGCAACGAATGTCTTATTTCAAGGGGTGCCGGATGGCAGCTACTTTTATTTTGTACATTCTTATTTTATCGAGGCTGATGCCAACTATTCCGCCGCACTTTGCCAGTACGGCATCGCTTTTTCGGCAGCCGTGCAAAAGGATAACTTTTTTGGGGTGCAGTTTCATCCCGAAAAGTCGGGCAAAGCTGGCGAGCAGTTGCTCTTAAATTTCGCCAAACTATAG
- the hisB gene encoding bifunctional histidinol-phosphatase/imidazoleglycerol-phosphate dehydratase HisB produces MPEIVKRVLFIDRDGTLILEPEDEQIDSFAKLKFYPGALQYLPRIAKELDFELVLVSNQDGLGTDSHPEANFWPVHEFIVETFAAEGVHFADQHIDRTFPHENALTRKPGVGMLQAYFDTEKYNLAESFVIGDRLNDVKLAENLGAKAIWLRNNDTLGSTENLVYETNVVALESGDWKAIYEFLKLGTRSGVHHRKTNETDIYIALNLDGSGKASIDTGLPFFDHMLDQIARHGAIDLTVKAKGDLHIDEHHTIEDTGIALGEIFLQVLGDKRGIERYAFTLPMDDCLAQVAIDFGGRNWIVWDATFNREKIGDMPTEMFFHFFKSFSDASKSNLNIKAEGENEHHKIEAIFKAFAKSIKKAVRRDAENMQLPSTKGVL; encoded by the coding sequence ATGCCTGAAATAGTGAAAAGAGTGTTGTTTATCGATCGCGATGGCACCCTCATATTGGAGCCCGAGGACGAGCAAATCGATTCCTTCGCAAAACTAAAGTTCTATCCTGGAGCGCTGCAATACTTACCGAGAATAGCCAAGGAATTGGATTTCGAGCTTGTCCTTGTTTCGAATCAGGATGGACTTGGGACAGACTCCCATCCGGAAGCGAACTTCTGGCCGGTACATGAATTTATCGTTGAGACCTTCGCTGCCGAAGGGGTGCATTTTGCAGACCAACATATTGATCGCACTTTCCCACATGAAAATGCGTTAACGCGTAAACCTGGTGTCGGGATGTTACAGGCTTATTTCGATACGGAAAAGTATAACCTCGCTGAATCGTTTGTCATTGGTGATCGATTGAATGATGTGAAGCTTGCCGAAAACTTGGGTGCAAAGGCGATCTGGTTACGCAATAATGATACGTTGGGCAGCACGGAGAACTTGGTGTATGAGACGAATGTTGTTGCGCTGGAAAGTGGCGATTGGAAAGCTATCTACGAATTTTTAAAGCTAGGGACACGCAGTGGTGTGCATCACCGTAAAACGAATGAAACGGATATTTATATCGCGCTAAACCTCGATGGATCGGGCAAAGCAAGCATCGACACGGGCTTGCCGTTCTTCGATCATATGTTGGATCAAATTGCGCGACACGGAGCCATCGATTTGACGGTTAAAGCAAAAGGCGACCTGCATATCGATGAGCACCATACCATTGAAGATACGGGGATTGCTTTGGGCGAGATCTTTCTGCAGGTATTGGGGGATAAGCGTGGTATTGAGCGTTACGCCTTCACGTTGCCTATGGACGATTGCCTTGCGCAAGTTGCCATCGATTTTGGTGGTCGGAACTGGATTGTTTGGGATGCGACGTTCAATAGAGAGAAAATCGGCGATATGCCAACAGAGATGTTCTTTCATTTCTTCAAATCGTTCTCTGATGCCTCAAAATCCAATTTGAACATCAAAGCAGAGGGCGAGAATGAGCACCATAAGATCGAAGCTATTTTTAAAGCCTTTGCAAAATCTATTAAGAAAGCGGTGCGCCGAGATGCCGAGAATATGCAGCTTCCAAGCACCAAAGGGGTTTTATAA
- the hisC gene encoding histidinol-phosphate transaminase — protein MKESFSLDALLRDNIRKLVPYSSARDEFKGEASVLLDANENAFGSPYSKNYNRYPDPLQHSLKDKLYEIKGVPPEQTFLGNGSDEAIDILFRAFCEPARDNVILVPPTYGMYEVSANINNVAYKKVNLTADYQLDLDGIAAAIDAHTKLIFICSPNNPTGNSIRRQDMETILVNFDGVVVIDEAYINFSKQPSFTKDLQEFPNLVVLQTLSKAWGLAALRLGMAFASPEIINVFNKIKPPYNINQATQEIVLDALQGVAQVNDWIKSTVAEREALTQALIKLPQVQHITPSDANFILVKLEEPRALYTYLVDLGIIVRDRSKVELCEGCLRFTIGTPAENALMLKAIAAFYSVVED, from the coding sequence ATGAAAGAGTCTTTCAGCCTGGACGCTCTATTGAGGGATAATATTAGGAAATTAGTGCCTTATTCATCGGCAAGGGATGAATTTAAGGGCGAAGCATCGGTATTGTTGGATGCCAACGAAAATGCCTTTGGCTCGCCGTATTCCAAGAACTATAATCGTTATCCCGATCCCCTGCAGCATAGCCTGAAAGATAAACTGTATGAAATAAAAGGCGTGCCGCCCGAGCAGACTTTCCTAGGTAATGGTAGTGACGAGGCTATCGATATTTTGTTTCGTGCCTTCTGTGAGCCTGCACGCGACAACGTGATCTTGGTGCCACCAACCTACGGGATGTATGAAGTTTCGGCAAACATCAATAACGTGGCTTACAAAAAAGTCAATTTAACGGCCGATTATCAGTTGGATCTAGACGGTATTGCCGCTGCTATCGATGCACATACCAAGTTGATTTTCATCTGTTCTCCAAACAATCCTACAGGCAACAGCATACGTCGACAAGATATGGAGACTATCCTTGTTAATTTTGATGGTGTTGTAGTGATCGACGAAGCTTACATCAACTTTTCGAAACAGCCTTCATTTACGAAGGATTTACAGGAGTTTCCTAATTTGGTGGTGTTGCAGACCTTGTCAAAAGCTTGGGGGCTTGCCGCGTTGCGTTTAGGAATGGCTTTTGCCAGCCCAGAGATCATCAACGTGTTCAATAAGATCAAACCACCATATAATATTAATCAAGCGACACAGGAAATTGTGCTGGATGCCTTACAGGGCGTAGCGCAGGTTAACGATTGGATTAAAAGCACCGTCGCCGAGCGTGAAGCCCTTACGCAAGCATTGATCAAACTGCCGCAAGTACAACATATCACACCTTCGGATGCCAATTTTATTTTGGTCAAGTTGGAGGAGCCTCGAGCGCTCTACACGTATTTGGTGGATCTAGGTATCATTGTGCGGGATCGATCCAAGGTGGAGCTGTGTGAAGGGTGCTTGCGTTTTACCATAGGTACACCCGCCGAAAATGCGCTGATGCTAAAGGCAATAGCGGCTTTTTATAGTGTTGTTGAAGATTAG
- a CDS encoding ribonuclease Z: MTRFEVLILGNSSATPMYGRHPTSQVLNFNEQLFLIDCGEGTQMQLFRYGIRSTKINHIFISHLHGDHYLGLIGLLSSQHLVGRQADLHLYGPAALKEIIDLQFKHSDTQLRYNLVFHPTNPHQPELILDTVALKVSSFPLLHRIDCTGFRFDEGKRSAVLRTEKVQQMQVPVAYLKLLKRGIDCVDKNGTVYKAAELTFPPPAARSYAYCSDTVMNEAYFESIQAVDLLYHESTFLHDMVDRAKETFHTTSLEAAQVAQTVGAKKLLLGHYSARYKDLQPLLEESSTVFPRTALSEEGKWFPV, encoded by the coding sequence ATGACGAGATTTGAAGTTTTGATATTGGGCAATAGCTCGGCAACACCTATGTACGGTCGGCATCCGACATCCCAAGTTCTGAATTTCAACGAACAGCTTTTTTTAATCGATTGCGGGGAGGGGACGCAGATGCAGCTTTTTCGCTACGGTATTCGAAGTACAAAAATCAATCATATTTTTATCAGCCATCTACATGGCGATCATTATTTAGGCCTAATAGGATTGCTCTCTTCGCAACATCTTGTTGGTCGGCAAGCGGACCTCCATCTATATGGGCCAGCGGCACTCAAAGAAATCATTGATCTTCAGTTTAAGCATTCGGATACCCAATTGCGTTATAACTTGGTCTTTCATCCAACGAATCCCCATCAGCCAGAGTTGATTCTGGATACCGTGGCCTTGAAGGTGAGCAGCTTTCCCTTGTTGCATCGAATAGACTGTACCGGATTTCGGTTTGACGAAGGGAAACGCTCAGCCGTGCTACGTACGGAAAAGGTGCAGCAAATGCAGGTTCCTGTAGCCTACTTGAAACTGTTGAAACGAGGTATCGACTGTGTCGATAAGAACGGGACGGTATACAAGGCTGCCGAGTTGACCTTTCCGCCACCGGCGGCGCGCAGTTACGCCTACTGCTCGGATACGGTGATGAACGAGGCTTATTTCGAGTCTATTCAAGCGGTTGATCTGCTGTACCATGAGTCTACTTTTTTGCACGATATGGTAGATCGCGCCAAGGAGACATTTCATACCACCAGCCTAGAGGCTGCGCAGGTTGCACAAACCGTGGGGGCAAAGAAGTTGTTGCTAGGTCATTACTCTGCGCGCTACAAAGATTTGCAACCGCTGTTGGAGGAAAGCAGCACTGTTTTTCCACGGACGGCACTTTCGGAAGAAGGAAAGTGGTTTCCCGTGTAA
- a CDS encoding STAS domain-containing protein, with protein sequence MKFTVDKHERYVVIEPLTDFLNGEAAAKLKGEFMLRHTGGQRNIVLNLCQVQDADEDGIRMGLLARRLCKASGGLFILTGLNKKLIDLLKITNLEGYFKVAESVSNAEDMIFGNEIRLDLRGE encoded by the coding sequence ATGAAGTTTACAGTGGACAAACATGAGCGGTATGTTGTTATCGAGCCATTAACGGATTTTCTGAATGGCGAGGCGGCAGCCAAGTTGAAGGGCGAATTTATGTTGCGTCATACCGGTGGGCAGCGAAATATTGTGTTGAACCTTTGCCAAGTGCAGGATGCGGATGAAGACGGTATCCGTATGGGCTTGCTTGCGCGCCGCCTTTGCAAAGCGTCAGGCGGTTTGTTTATCTTGACGGGTTTAAATAAGAAACTGATCGATCTGTTGAAGATTACCAATTTGGAGGGGTATTTTAAAGTTGCTGAATCGGTTTCCAATGCCGAGGATATGATCTTTGGCAATGAAATTAGACTAGATTTGAGGGGCGAATAA
- a CDS encoding phosphoribosylaminoimidazolesuccinocarboxamide synthase: MNAINETNFNFEGQTAFYRGKVRDVYTIADEYLVMVASDRISAFDVVLPRAIPYKGQVLNQIAAKFLEATVDILPNWVLTVPDPSVTIGKKCEPFKVEMVIRGYLAGHAWRTYREGERELCGVILPEGLKENDKLPEPIITPTTKAAVGHDEDISREAIIAQGIVSEEDYVQLEGYTRALYQRGAEMAQARGLILVDTKYEFGKSEGEICLMDEIHTPDSSRYFYAEGYEERQQEDKPQRQLSKEFVRQWLIENGFQGKDGQHVPEMTDEIVQSISERYIELYEHIAGEKFIYPEAGEVLARVENNVRQALQTIG, encoded by the coding sequence ATGAATGCAATAAACGAAACAAATTTTAATTTTGAAGGGCAAACAGCCTTTTATCGTGGGAAAGTGCGTGATGTATATACCATTGCGGATGAATACTTGGTGATGGTCGCATCGGACCGTATTTCGGCATTTGATGTGGTGTTGCCGAGGGCAATTCCCTATAAAGGGCAGGTGTTAAACCAGATTGCGGCGAAGTTTTTGGAAGCGACGGTCGATATCCTACCAAACTGGGTGTTGACGGTTCCTGATCCAAGCGTAACGATTGGAAAGAAGTGCGAACCTTTCAAAGTAGAGATGGTTATTCGCGGTTACTTGGCAGGGCACGCTTGGCGCACTTACCGTGAGGGTGAGCGAGAGCTTTGTGGTGTAATCTTGCCGGAGGGGCTGAAGGAAAACGATAAGTTGCCGGAGCCTATCATCACACCGACTACCAAAGCCGCTGTGGGACATGATGAGGATATCTCGCGCGAAGCTATCATCGCACAAGGTATTGTTTCGGAGGAGGACTACGTACAGTTGGAGGGGTACACCCGCGCATTGTATCAGCGTGGTGCAGAAATGGCGCAGGCACGAGGCTTGATCTTGGTGGATACGAAGTATGAATTTGGGAAAAGTGAAGGTGAAATTTGCTTGATGGACGAAATCCATACGCCTGATTCATCACGGTATTTCTATGCGGAAGGCTATGAAGAACGCCAACAGGAAGATAAGCCTCAGCGTCAACTTTCCAAGGAATTTGTTCGTCAGTGGTTGATCGAAAATGGATTTCAGGGCAAAGACGGGCAGCATGTGCCGGAGATGACGGACGAGATTGTGCAATCGATCTCAGAGCGCTATATCGAACTTTACGAGCATATAGCTGGTGAAAAATTTATCTATCCCGAGGCGGGCGAGGTGCTGGCACGCGTAGAAAATAATGTGCGCCAGGCGCTACAGACTATTGGTTAA
- a CDS encoding PhoH family protein, translated as MNEVLIQLDDVNLMTLWGAQNEHFELVKKGFPKLRLVARGNELKVLGEETEQARFKEVFQRILDHIEQFQSLNSNELEDLVGVHSGRSEKKEPTEPTGFRGEPIVYGPNGLIVRARTANQRRMVDSIVKNDILFAIGPAGTGKTYTAVALAVRALRNKEIKRIILTRPAVEAGENLGFLPGDLKEKVDPYLRPLYDALDDMIPADKLKDYLERRVIEVAPLAFMRGRTLDNCFVILDEAQNATDMQLKMFLTRMGPTAKFIVTGDLTQIDLPKKTQSGLATAVKLLDSIAGIEIIHLSGADVVRHKLVRRILEAYGDI; from the coding sequence TTGAACGAAGTATTGATACAATTGGATGACGTCAATTTAATGACGTTATGGGGCGCCCAAAACGAACATTTTGAACTGGTGAAAAAAGGCTTTCCGAAGCTACGTTTGGTAGCCCGTGGGAATGAGCTTAAAGTATTGGGCGAAGAAACCGAACAAGCGCGTTTTAAGGAGGTGTTCCAGCGTATCCTCGATCATATCGAGCAGTTTCAATCGCTGAATTCAAATGAGCTGGAGGACTTGGTAGGCGTACATTCCGGGCGATCGGAGAAGAAGGAACCCACGGAGCCGACGGGCTTTCGAGGAGAGCCTATTGTGTATGGTCCCAACGGATTGATCGTTCGTGCGCGGACAGCCAACCAACGCCGTATGGTGGACAGCATCGTGAAGAACGATATTCTCTTTGCCATTGGCCCTGCTGGAACCGGAAAAACCTACACTGCCGTTGCGTTAGCGGTGCGCGCGCTGCGCAATAAAGAGATAAAACGCATCATCCTGACACGTCCGGCCGTGGAGGCAGGAGAGAACCTTGGCTTTTTGCCGGGTGATCTTAAAGAAAAGGTGGATCCCTACTTGCGACCACTTTACGATGCATTGGATGATATGATTCCCGCAGATAAGCTGAAGGATTATTTGGAACGACGCGTTATCGAAGTTGCTCCCCTTGCTTTCATGCGTGGCCGTACATTAGATAACTGTTTTGTTATTTTGGACGAGGCGCAGAATGCTACAGATATGCAGCTTAAGATGTTCTTGACGCGTATGGGGCCAACGGCGAAGTTTATAGTGACGGGCGATTTGACACAGATTGACTTGCCCAAGAAAACGCAGTCGGGGCTTGCTACCGCCGTAAAACTCTTAGATAGCATTGCGGGGATTGAGATTATTCATCTGAGCGGGGCGGATGTCGTTCGGCATAAATTAGTGAGACGTATCTTAGAAGCGTACGGTGATATTTAA
- a CDS encoding SAM hydrolase/SAM-dependent halogenase family protein — MGVITLTTDLGHRDFYQAALKGSIISQLPDVRLVDITHEIPSFDIQRAAVVLRNAFHYFPKGTVHLIGIDTVFQEGAHYTMMKFDDHFFVGADNGIFSIILGDKPAQELFEIDIMQDLRYLHFPLADILTKAACHIAKGGKLAEIGQPKDSPLKRVMIQPLVDNNTIKGHVSYIDSFGNVISNISKELFNDVQRGRGFKLHFKRNETINRLSWHYNEVPEGEKLCLFGISNFLEIAINKGHASRLLGLHQDEIIMIEFLDKQRR, encoded by the coding sequence ATGGGAGTAATTACGCTAACAACAGATCTGGGACACCGCGACTTCTATCAAGCAGCCTTGAAAGGGAGCATTATATCGCAATTGCCCGATGTGCGTTTGGTAGATATCACACATGAGATCCCCTCTTTTGACATACAGCGTGCAGCAGTAGTATTACGTAATGCTTTCCATTACTTCCCCAAAGGGACTGTGCACCTCATCGGCATAGACACCGTATTTCAGGAAGGAGCACATTACACCATGATGAAATTTGATGACCACTTCTTTGTGGGTGCCGACAACGGTATTTTCAGCATCATTCTGGGCGACAAGCCAGCGCAAGAGCTCTTCGAGATTGACATTATGCAAGACCTGCGCTACCTACACTTCCCCCTTGCCGATATCCTCACCAAGGCAGCTTGCCATATCGCTAAAGGCGGCAAACTGGCTGAAATTGGACAACCTAAAGACAGCCCTCTTAAAAGGGTGATGATCCAACCTTTGGTTGATAATAATACCATTAAAGGGCACGTTTCCTATATAGATTCTTTTGGCAATGTGATCAGCAATATCAGCAAAGAGCTGTTCAACGATGTGCAACGCGGACGCGGCTTCAAATTACACTTCAAGCGCAACGAAACCATCAACCGATTAAGCTGGCACTACAACGAGGTGCCTGAAGGCGAGAAACTATGCCTATTCGGTATAAGCAATTTCTTGGAAATCGCAATTAACAAAGGGCATGCTAGCCGCTTGTTAGGGCTACACCAAGACGAAATCATTATGATTGAATTCCTAGACAAACAGCGTCGTTAA